One genomic region from Microthrixaceae bacterium encodes:
- the ilvN gene encoding acetolactate synthase small subunit: MSAPNAPKHHMLSVLVENKAGVLARVASLFARRGYNIYSLAVAPTDDPAYSRIAIVADADSAPLEQIVKQLNKLINVIKISELDPNDAVEQELMVLTVSADSATRSQIVELANIFGARIIDVGHSDVTISAAEVPSRLDDLEDLLRPYGIVVVQRTGRIALPRLDRSRL, translated from the coding sequence GTGAGCGCACCAAACGCACCCAAGCACCACATGTTGTCGGTGCTCGTCGAGAACAAGGCGGGGGTGTTGGCCCGGGTGGCGAGCCTGTTCGCCCGCCGCGGGTACAACATCTACTCCCTCGCGGTCGCCCCGACCGACGATCCGGCCTACAGCCGCATCGCCATCGTGGCGGATGCCGACAGCGCCCCGCTCGAGCAGATCGTCAAGCAGCTCAACAAGTTGATCAACGTCATCAAGATCTCCGAACTCGACCCGAATGACGCCGTCGAACAGGAGTTGATGGTGTTGACGGTGAGCGCGGATTCGGCGACCCGCTCGCAGATCGTCGAGTTGGCGAACATTTTCGGGGCCCGGATCATCGACGTCGGCCATTCCGACGTCACCATTTCGGCCGCCGAGGTCCCGTCTCGCCTCGACGATCTCGAAGACCTGTTGCGTCCCTACGGGATCGTCGTGGTCCAGCGCACCGGCCGCATCGCCCTTCCGCGACTCGATCGCAGCCGGCTCTGA
- the ilvC gene encoding ketol-acid reductoisomerase has product MANVFYEKDADRSLILGRKVAILGYGSQGHAHALNLKDSGVEVVVGLRDGSSSKAKAEAAGLTVMGLAEASAWADLIMILLPDTEQKDIYDEFIAPNLNAGDALFFAHGFNIRYEQIVPPTDVDVALVAPKGPGHLVRRTYTEGGGVPSLIAVHQDATGNARALAMAYADANGGTRAGVLETTFPEETETDLFGEQVVLCGGLTSLIKAGFETLVEAGYQPEAAYFECLHEVKLIVDLIYEEGIEGMRYSISDTAEYGDLTRGPRIITPAVKDEMRNVLAEIQDGRFADEWIKESRSGRANFHRLEEEGKTHQIEKVGKELRALMPWISQGKQSVKDAAGGQS; this is encoded by the coding sequence ATGGCCAACGTTTTCTACGAGAAGGACGCCGACCGTTCCCTCATCCTGGGTCGCAAGGTCGCCATCCTCGGCTACGGCTCCCAGGGCCACGCTCACGCGCTCAACCTCAAGGACTCCGGCGTGGAGGTCGTGGTCGGCCTTCGTGACGGGTCATCGTCGAAGGCCAAGGCCGAGGCCGCCGGTCTCACCGTGATGGGGCTCGCCGAGGCGTCGGCGTGGGCCGACCTGATCATGATCCTGTTGCCCGACACCGAGCAAAAGGACATCTACGACGAGTTCATCGCCCCGAACCTGAACGCCGGCGATGCGCTCTTTTTCGCCCACGGCTTCAACATCCGTTACGAACAGATCGTGCCGCCGACCGACGTCGACGTCGCGCTCGTCGCCCCGAAGGGCCCCGGCCATCTCGTTCGACGCACCTACACCGAGGGTGGCGGCGTGCCGTCGCTCATCGCCGTTCACCAGGACGCGACCGGCAACGCCCGTGCGCTCGCCATGGCCTATGCCGACGCCAACGGCGGCACCCGCGCCGGTGTGCTCGAAACCACCTTCCCCGAGGAGACCGAAACCGATCTCTTCGGCGAGCAGGTCGTGTTGTGCGGTGGTCTGACCTCGCTCATCAAGGCCGGGTTCGAGACCCTCGTCGAGGCCGGGTATCAGCCCGAGGCGGCGTATTTCGAATGCCTGCACGAGGTGAAGCTCATCGTGGATCTCATCTACGAAGAGGGCATCGAAGGCATGCGCTACTCGATCTCCGACACCGCCGAGTACGGCGACCTGACCCGCGGCCCGCGCATCATCACCCCGGCGGTGAAAGACGAGATGCGCAACGTGTTGGCCGAGATCCAGGACGGCCGCTTCGCCGACGAGTGGATCAAGGAGTCGCGTTCGGGTCGGGCGAACTTCCACCGCCTCGAGGAAGAGGGCAAGACCCATCAGATCGAAAAGGTCGGCAAGGAGCTTCGTGCGCTGATGCCGTGGATCTCCCAGGGCAAGCAGTCGGTGAAGGACGCCGCTGGCGGTCAGTCCTGA